In one Deinococcus detaillensis genomic region, the following are encoded:
- a CDS encoding ParB/RepB/Spo0J family partition protein, translating into MTKNRFQRGNQASSLGNLLNRSLQMSGVGTPDSADQQRPPDARVLPLSALVANPRQPRRFFDSASLQQLSESLKERGVLQPLMVRPLEGHNGQYEIVYGERRWRAAQLAQLSEVPVLIRDLTPQEAEIISAVENLQREDLNRYDEVMYKLRLVAQLFEIAPEEASSVLKGLRANPDSSSEKVTQLDELFTQLGREQWRSFVTNGLPVLRLPPSIAEALQSGVLEYSKAVLLSRAPEQHHKALLKRVITKNLTHAELKEAIAKLKPAAPQPAVSPLSQVKRHLSVQRLSQLPEQQRQRAEALLSELADLLEG; encoded by the coding sequence ATGACCAAAAACCGTTTTCAAAGAGGAAATCAGGCATCAAGCTTGGGTAATCTGCTGAACCGTTCTTTGCAAATGTCGGGTGTAGGCACGCCAGATTCGGCTGATCAGCAGCGCCCGCCAGATGCCCGAGTCTTGCCGCTGAGCGCTTTGGTGGCCAATCCGCGCCAGCCGAGGCGCTTTTTTGATTCGGCCTCGCTGCAACAACTCTCGGAGAGTCTCAAAGAACGGGGCGTGTTGCAACCGCTGATGGTGCGGCCACTAGAGGGCCACAACGGGCAATATGAGATTGTCTACGGCGAGCGGCGTTGGCGGGCCGCACAGCTTGCCCAACTCAGCGAGGTGCCGGTACTGATTCGTGATTTGACGCCGCAAGAAGCTGAGATCATTTCAGCGGTCGAAAACTTGCAGCGAGAAGACCTCAACCGCTACGACGAAGTGATGTACAAGCTGCGCTTGGTGGCCCAGCTGTTTGAAATCGCGCCTGAAGAAGCCAGTAGCGTCCTCAAAGGGCTCCGCGCCAATCCGGATAGTAGCTCTGAGAAGGTCACTCAATTAGACGAGCTGTTTACCCAGCTTGGGCGCGAGCAGTGGCGCTCGTTTGTCACCAACGGTTTGCCGGTGCTCAGACTGCCGCCGAGCATTGCCGAAGCGCTGCAAAGTGGAGTGCTGGAATACAGCAAAGCGGTGCTGCTTTCCCGCGCTCCAGAGCAGCATCATAAAGCGCTGCTCAAGCGGGTTATCACCAAAAATCTGACCCACGCCGAACTCAAAGAAGCGATTGCCAAGCTCAAACCCGCAGCGCCTCAGCCCGCCGTTTCACCGCTGAGCCAAGTGAAGCGTCACCTCTCCGTTCAGCGCTTGAGCCAACTGCCTGAGCAGCAGCGGCAGCGGGCGGAAGCGCTCCTGAGCGAACTCGCCGACTTGCTTGAAGGCTGA
- a CDS encoding SDR family oxidoreductase, producing the protein MSSDKKDQTEMQNPVTQYPQPPFERQPQNAPGSVNRMNPVPDHGEETYKGSGRLKGRKALITGGDSGIGRAVAIAFAREGADVAINYLPSEEGDAQEVIKLIEAAGQTAVALPGNISSEDFCAQLVKDAAKQLGGLDILVNNAGKQTAQESIADISTEQFDATFKTNVYALFWICKAALPHLQAGATIINTSSIQATQPSPNLLDYASTKAAIYAFTQSLAQQVAKKGIRVNAVAPGPYWTPLQPSGGQPQDTIEEFGKSTPLGRPGQPAEIAPLYVFLASQESSYSTGSLFGSTGGLLLS; encoded by the coding sequence ATGAGTAGCGACAAAAAAGATCAGACCGAGATGCAAAACCCCGTGACACAGTACCCGCAGCCGCCTTTCGAACGCCAGCCTCAAAACGCACCGGGCAGTGTCAATCGAATGAATCCAGTACCCGATCACGGTGAGGAAACTTACAAGGGTTCGGGCCGTCTCAAAGGGCGTAAAGCGCTGATTACCGGGGGCGATTCGGGTATTGGCCGCGCCGTTGCCATCGCTTTTGCCCGTGAGGGCGCGGACGTAGCCATCAACTATCTCCCTTCCGAAGAGGGCGACGCGCAGGAAGTCATCAAGCTGATTGAGGCGGCAGGGCAAACAGCGGTGGCCCTGCCCGGCAACATCAGCAGCGAGGACTTTTGCGCTCAGCTCGTCAAAGACGCCGCAAAGCAGTTGGGCGGCTTGGATATTTTGGTCAACAACGCAGGCAAGCAAACTGCTCAGGAAAGCATCGCCGACATCAGCACCGAACAGTTCGACGCGACGTTCAAGACCAATGTCTATGCTCTGTTTTGGATCTGTAAAGCTGCTCTGCCTCACCTGCAGGCGGGAGCGACCATTATCAATACTTCATCCATCCAGGCCACCCAACCTTCCCCAAATCTGCTCGACTACGCTTCGACCAAGGCGGCGATTTACGCTTTCACCCAGTCACTGGCGCAGCAAGTCGCGAAGAAGGGTATTCGTGTTAACGCGGTGGCTCCGGGGCCGTACTGGACGCCGCTCCAACCCAGTGGCGGGCAACCCCAAGACACCATCGAAGAATTCGGCAAATCCACGCCACTCGGCCGTCCCGGACAGCCCGCCGAAATAGCGCCGCTGTATGTGTTTTTGGCTTCTCAGGAATCGAGCTACAGCACAGGCAGCTTGTTCGGCAGTACCGGCGGTTTACTGCTGAGCTGA
- a CDS encoding MFS transporter gives MSQLQPNQVKKATLHDKFSYKWLALSVTSLGALMASMNSGTLIIALPTLLRDLHTTLLNLIWILLAYNVTQTVFVLNVGRMSDMVGRKKLYVLGFGVFTLTSLLAGFTSNVPLLIALRALQGVGGAFLIANSSAIVTDAFPREELGFAIGTNQMMVAVGAILGPIVGGALTAFGWQWVFWFNVPLGIIGTLWAAFTLRDLATKQDRKDRFDVWGNLTYAAGFALLMIGLSEGGIQSWGGVLPYILVGLAALALFVVIEGKVKAPMLDLHLFKDAAFSLNNATVFLNAVARMALTFLFVFYFQGAKGIDAVLAGIMLGPVAVGLLVASPIAGRLADKMDPRILIRWGLVLGTLALAGLAEVLSLTTPYWLIAALMLLAGVGNGLFNSPNSSLIMGSVAPDRRGVAAGVRSLLMSVGGVIAIIFTLSIVVSEVPRDVMLKVFSGLSSNLPAATLTPFIDGLKLAFWLLAALSALATVLSLVVPAQNRLAATSQAAD, from the coding sequence ATGAGTCAGCTCCAACCCAATCAAGTCAAAAAAGCCACGTTGCACGACAAGTTTTCCTATAAATGGCTGGCGCTGAGCGTCACCAGCCTCGGCGCACTGATGGCGTCCATGAACTCCGGCACGCTGATTATTGCCCTGCCGACCTTGCTGCGCGACCTTCACACCACGCTGCTCAACTTGATCTGGATTCTGCTGGCCTACAACGTCACCCAGACTGTATTTGTGCTGAACGTGGGCCGGATGTCGGACATGGTGGGGCGCAAAAAGCTGTACGTGCTGGGCTTCGGGGTCTTTACCCTGACTTCCTTGCTGGCGGGCTTTACTTCAAACGTGCCGCTGCTGATCGCGCTGCGTGCCCTCCAAGGCGTCGGTGGAGCTTTTCTGATCGCCAATTCCAGCGCCATCGTCACCGACGCCTTTCCGCGTGAAGAACTCGGCTTTGCCATCGGCACCAATCAGATGATGGTGGCCGTTGGCGCGATTTTGGGGCCGATTGTCGGCGGAGCGCTGACCGCTTTTGGTTGGCAGTGGGTCTTTTGGTTCAACGTACCGCTGGGCATCATCGGTACGCTGTGGGCGGCCTTTACCCTGCGCGATCTGGCGACCAAGCAGGACCGCAAAGACCGCTTCGACGTGTGGGGCAACCTCACCTACGCGGCAGGCTTTGCGCTGCTGATGATCGGCCTCTCGGAAGGCGGCATTCAGTCGTGGGGCGGTGTGCTGCCGTACATCTTGGTCGGTCTGGCAGCTCTAGCCCTGTTCGTGGTCATCGAAGGCAAAGTCAAAGCGCCGATGCTGGACTTGCATCTCTTCAAAGACGCCGCTTTCTCACTCAACAATGCCACCGTCTTTCTGAATGCCGTGGCGCGGATGGCGCTGACCTTTCTGTTCGTGTTTTACTTTCAGGGCGCAAAAGGTATTGACGCCGTGCTGGCGGGCATTATGCTGGGGCCGGTGGCAGTGGGACTGCTGGTGGCCTCGCCGATTGCCGGACGCCTCGCCGACAAAATGGATCCGCGCATCCTGATTCGCTGGGGCTTAGTGCTGGGCACGCTGGCGCTGGCGGGGCTCGCCGAAGTGCTGAGCCTCACCACTCCGTACTGGCTGATCGCCGCTCTGATGCTGCTGGCAGGCGTGGGCAACGGCCTCTTCAACTCGCCCAATTCCAGCTTGATCATGGGCAGCGTGGCTCCTGACCGGCGCGGCGTGGCAGCGGGCGTGCGCAGCTTACTGATGAGTGTGGGCGGCGTCATCGCCATCATCTTTACCCTCAGCATCGTGGTGAGCGAAGTGCCCAGAGACGTGATGCTCAAAGTCTTCAGCGGCCTGAGCAGCAATTTGCCGGCTGCCACCCTAACTCCATTTATTGACGGGTTGAAATTGGCTTTCTGGCTCTTGGCTGCGCTAAGCGCTCTCGCCACCGTGCTGTCTTTGGTGGTTCCGGCCCAGAACCGATTGGCGGCGACTTCGCAGGCCGCAGACTGA
- a CDS encoding dihydrolipoyl dehydrogenase family protein yields MNRTPKYTHPQLNTPDYSWAEPKESGHSPLKADVAVIGGGAGGLTAALMAAVTKKRVLLIERGLTGGECTFTGCVPSKALLSIAKTVHAARQSAALGLAVTGEADWAKVQAEVRRVINSFEDVDSPASIERRGVQVVAGEAKFVSPHVLEVQTSTGTRTVMAEKFVVATGSEVMVPDLEGLSDVPYLTHQTIFDVAELPRHLLILGGGPIGCELSQAFVRLGSRVTTLQRGERLIDKDEPEASQALLDVLRRDGVTVHLGVDVVRAEALPSGVRLHLKDGRHIDGSHLLLAVGKKPRVENLGLEVVGAAYDEKGLKVKADMQSVSCPYVWGAGDVVGGPMFTHGATERGTLAGLGSLAWWGRAAATFRAPAARVEDIPWVTYTEPEIAHWGLTEAQAVKQYGRRVQVVDYDFSHLDRAATERESGFVKLVALSGLLGSPLGLTVVGAQVVGSCAGELIQLLSLPSRLGFHPVRLALLPVSYPTYAEAVRQSYLGLFTSGPTFGKRRAGRAEQGSIREAPQPPASAQGARA; encoded by the coding sequence ATGAACCGCACGCCCAAGTACACCCATCCTCAACTCAACACGCCGGACTACTCGTGGGCCGAGCCGAAAGAGAGCGGCCACTCGCCTCTCAAAGCAGATGTGGCGGTGATCGGAGGGGGAGCGGGTGGACTGACGGCTGCGTTGATGGCTGCTGTGACCAAAAAACGGGTACTTCTGATTGAGCGCGGGCTCACTGGAGGCGAATGTACCTTCACCGGCTGTGTTCCTTCGAAAGCGCTGCTGTCGATAGCTAAAACAGTTCATGCCGCTCGGCAAAGCGCCGCGCTGGGCTTGGCCGTCACCGGTGAAGCCGACTGGGCCAAAGTGCAGGCCGAAGTCCGGCGGGTGATCAACAGTTTTGAAGACGTGGACTCGCCCGCTTCGATTGAGCGGCGCGGCGTGCAAGTGGTGGCGGGTGAGGCCAAGTTCGTTTCGCCGCATGTGCTGGAAGTGCAGACCTCTACCGGCACGCGCACGGTGATGGCTGAAAAATTTGTGGTGGCGACAGGTTCCGAGGTGATGGTTCCTGATTTGGAAGGGTTAAGCGACGTGCCTTACTTGACCCACCAAACCATTTTCGACGTGGCTGAGCTGCCCAGGCACCTGCTGATTCTGGGCGGCGGTCCGATTGGCTGCGAGTTGTCACAAGCGTTCGTGCGCCTTGGAAGCCGGGTGACGACTTTGCAGCGTGGCGAGCGCCTGATCGACAAAGACGAACCGGAAGCGTCTCAAGCTTTGCTGGACGTCTTGCGGCGTGACGGCGTGACGGTTCACCTCGGCGTGGACGTGGTAAGGGCCGAAGCACTGCCGAGTGGTGTGCGGCTGCATCTCAAAGATGGCCGCCACATTGACGGCTCACATTTGCTGCTGGCGGTGGGCAAAAAGCCGAGAGTAGAGAATCTGGGCCTGGAAGTGGTCGGTGCGGCCTACGACGAAAAGGGGCTGAAAGTCAAAGCCGATATGCAGTCGGTGAGCTGCCCGTATGTTTGGGGTGCGGGCGACGTGGTGGGCGGGCCGATGTTTACGCACGGTGCAACCGAGCGCGGCACTTTGGCTGGACTCGGTTCGCTGGCGTGGTGGGGGAGAGCGGCGGCCACCTTCCGCGCTCCCGCTGCCCGCGTGGAAGATATTCCCTGGGTGACCTACACTGAACCCGAAATCGCCCACTGGGGGCTGACTGAGGCCCAAGCGGTCAAGCAGTATGGCCGCCGCGTGCAGGTGGTGGATTATGATTTCAGCCACTTAGACCGGGCCGCCACCGAGCGGGAAAGCGGCTTCGTCAAGCTGGTGGCACTCTCGGGCCTGCTGGGATCACCGTTGGGCCTGACGGTGGTGGGCGCTCAGGTGGTCGGCAGCTGCGCCGGAGAACTGATTCAGCTGCTCAGCTTGCCCAGTCGTTTGGGCTTTCACCCAGTCCGCTTGGCGTTGTTGCCAGTCTCATACCCCACCTACGCTGAAGCGGTGCGCCAAAGCTATTTGGGCCTGTTTACCAGTGGCCCCACCTTCGGAAAGCGGCGGGCAGGTCGGGCGGAGCAGGGGAGCATTCGAGAAGCACCCCAACCGCCAGCCTCTGCCCAAGGCGCTCGGGCCTGA
- a CDS encoding flavin-containing monooxygenase yields the protein MTALDAVVIGAGAAGLAAAYGVQRRGLRFVVLEAGQAATGAWPAYYDSLKLFTPARHSALPGLPFSGSPQRYPGRDEMSAYLQAYAAYFAFPVEFGADVAKVQKRGRLFSVTARDCREWTARAVVCASGTFQRPYQPDLPNMQQYRGRLLHSAKYTAPQPFAGQRVIVVGAGNSAAQIAAELGRVARVTLAVRRPPRLFPQRPFGVDLIDWLALSGIERLPLGAFGRVPDAQPVIAVPHLRSALQRGNPDLQPMFKDFTSSGVRWQNGQVEPVNTVIFATGYAWNGAYLPPEAVDPLGEPRQRLGVSSVLAGLYFTGLPGQRSIASGTIRAAGPDAEYVAAHLSQYLEEDCATYSATT from the coding sequence ATGACGGCACTTGACGCAGTGGTGATCGGTGCGGGCGCGGCAGGTTTGGCGGCGGCTTATGGTGTGCAGCGGCGTGGCCTCCGCTTTGTAGTGTTGGAAGCGGGCCAAGCGGCGACGGGAGCTTGGCCCGCTTATTACGACAGCCTCAAGCTGTTCACGCCTGCTCGGCACTCGGCCTTGCCCGGATTGCCATTTTCCGGCTCGCCGCAGCGTTATCCGGGCCGCGACGAGATGAGCGCTTATCTGCAAGCCTACGCCGCTTATTTTGCCTTTCCCGTGGAATTCGGAGCAGATGTAGCGAAAGTGCAAAAGCGTGGCCGACTGTTCAGCGTTACTGCGCGTGATTGCCGAGAATGGACAGCCCGCGCGGTGGTCTGCGCCTCAGGCACTTTCCAGCGTCCCTATCAACCCGATCTGCCCAACATGCAGCAGTACAGGGGGCGTCTGCTGCACTCAGCCAAGTACACCGCGCCCCAGCCGTTCGCAGGACAGCGGGTCATCGTGGTGGGGGCAGGCAATTCTGCGGCCCAGATCGCTGCTGAGCTCGGCCGAGTGGCGCGGGTGACTTTGGCCGTGCGCCGCCCGCCACGCCTTTTTCCGCAACGTCCTTTTGGCGTCGATCTCATCGATTGGTTGGCTCTCAGCGGGATTGAGCGCTTGCCGCTCGGCGCGTTCGGGCGGGTGCCGGACGCTCAGCCGGTGATCGCCGTACCCCACTTGCGCTCTGCTCTGCAAAGGGGCAACCCTGATCTTCAGCCGATGTTCAAGGACTTCACCTCCAGCGGGGTACGCTGGCAAAATGGACAGGTCGAACCGGTGAACACGGTTATTTTTGCCACCGGCTACGCTTGGAACGGCGCTTATCTTCCGCCTGAAGCAGTTGATCCGCTTGGTGAGCCTCGGCAGCGGCTGGGCGTGAGCAGCGTTTTGGCGGGCTTATATTTCACCGGTTTGCCCGGCCAGCGCAGTATTGCGTCCGGCACCATCCGGGCGGCTGGCCCCGACGCGGAGTACGTCGCCGCGCACCTGAGTCAATATCTGGAGGAAGATTGTGCCACCTATTCTGCGACGACCTAA
- a CDS encoding MarR family winged helix-turn-helix transcriptional regulator, translating to MNSSPLPSPLSRPPEVQLWVTLDRVYTILSRNVTGKVTALGLTAPQYRVLRQLRQVGAATPLSASELAERLGVTPGNLTGILDRLEQEGLLTRERGEQDRRSLQVCITPLGEDLMQEAVPALHAHLRELFSPLSSDDTAQMRALLERLESHLLGQTETNAAKTTAEART from the coding sequence ATGAATTCTTCTCCGCTGCCCTCTCCCCTGTCGCGTCCGCCTGAAGTGCAGTTGTGGGTTACGCTCGACCGGGTCTATACCATTCTCAGCCGCAATGTGACCGGCAAAGTCACGGCGCTGGGCCTCACCGCGCCGCAGTACCGGGTGCTGCGCCAGTTGCGCCAAGTTGGCGCGGCCACTCCACTCAGCGCCAGCGAACTGGCCGAGCGGCTGGGCGTCACCCCCGGCAACCTGACCGGCATTCTCGACCGCTTGGAGCAAGAAGGCCTGCTGACCCGTGAGCGCGGCGAGCAAGACCGCCGCAGCTTGCAGGTGTGCATCACCCCCTTAGGCGAAGACCTGATGCAAGAGGCGGTGCCTGCGCTCCACGCGCATCTGCGTGAGCTGTTCTCACCGCTCAGCTCCGATGACACTGCCCAGATGCGAGCACTCTTGGAGCGTTTGGAAAGCCACCTGCTGGGCCAGACGGAGACCAACGCGGCAAAGACCACAGCAGAGGCCCGCACATGA
- a CDS encoding Dps family protein produces MNAKTILLVSSLLVGSALAGGAGAQSSTKLPVNQFTTLPKSGTDDLSKSTKALQATLTELQALQLQTKQAHWNVSGTLYYPVHLLLQEHYEGVAKYADDVAERLLSVGSSSDGRAPTIVQTSGLPEIPGGFLDDARVLSFFTTQYQTVGARLKMRIDDIEKVDPTSANLLQEVESGIEKYQWQVRATFQQTNTDPNTGADINGGKPVSLPGK; encoded by the coding sequence ATGAACGCAAAAACAATTCTTTTGGTTTCTTCCCTTTTAGTCGGCTCAGCCTTGGCAGGCGGCGCGGGTGCCCAGAGCAGCACTAAGTTGCCGGTCAACCAGTTCACCACGCTGCCCAAGAGCGGCACCGACGACCTCTCCAAGTCGACCAAAGCCTTGCAGGCGACTCTGACCGAGTTGCAAGCTCTCCAACTCCAGACCAAGCAGGCCCACTGGAACGTTTCCGGCACCTTGTACTACCCGGTTCACCTTCTCCTTCAGGAGCACTATGAAGGCGTCGCCAAGTACGCCGACGACGTGGCCGAGCGCCTACTCTCAGTGGGCAGCTCCAGCGACGGACGCGCTCCGACCATCGTGCAGACCTCGGGCCTTCCCGAAATCCCCGGCGGCTTCCTCGATGACGCCCGGGTCCTGAGCTTTTTCACCACCCAGTATCAGACGGTAGGCGCACGCCTCAAAATGCGGATCGACGACATCGAGAAGGTTGACCCGACCAGCGCCAACTTGCTGCAAGAAGTCGAAAGCGGCATCGAGAAATACCAGTGGCAAGTCCGCGCCACGTTCCAACAGACCAACACCGACCCCAACACCGGAGCCGACATCAACGGCGGTAAGCCGGTCAGCCTGCCGGGCAAATAA
- a CDS encoding TetR/AcrR family transcriptional regulator, translated as MTDVVLARRLNAQTRREQILDIAATLFTQRGFEAVGMADIAAELHVSRPTIYSYFASTEAMLESLFEAKLEKFPERLSPLVPESGVVPYAALFRLLLQERELLLLLNSGGGPLFRRCRRTFLQAIESRLNLHELPAVRRRPHLLPIILNLLTSLAYERVMQTEDTAGVADDDLPDVLSSFIVAGIAGTRQSK; from the coding sequence ATGACTGACGTTGTGTTGGCCCGCCGTCTCAACGCGCAGACGCGCCGTGAGCAAATTTTAGACATCGCGGCGACGCTTTTTACTCAGCGCGGTTTTGAAGCGGTGGGCATGGCCGATATCGCCGCCGAACTGCATGTCTCGCGTCCCACCATCTACAGTTACTTTGCGTCCACCGAGGCGATGTTGGAGTCGCTGTTTGAAGCCAAGCTGGAAAAATTCCCCGAGCGCCTCTCGCCGCTGGTGCCGGAATCGGGCGTGGTGCCGTATGCGGCGCTCTTCCGGTTGCTGCTGCAAGAACGCGAACTCCTCTTACTGCTCAATAGCGGCGGCGGGCCGCTGTTTCGCCGCTGCCGCCGCACCTTTTTGCAGGCCATCGAGTCGCGGCTGAATTTGCACGAGTTGCCCGCCGTGCGCCGCCGCCCTCACTTGCTGCCGATTATTCTCAACTTGCTGACCAGTCTCGCCTACGAGCGCGTCATGCAGACTGAGGACACGGCAGGGGTGGCCGACGATGACCTCCCAGACGTGCTAAGCAGCTTTATCGTGGCGGGCATCGCCGGAACCAGACAGTCCAAATAA
- a CDS encoding ParA family protein, with protein MTRTKAESNVAGPESPPSKCLIIALTSLKGGVGKTTLTMHLAAAIAEELANVVVLDADEEVSAVRWQQHAVADQIQLPFEVVAAQRNSLMRQARELARTGHTVIIDTPPNNREVLKSAATVADVVLVPVLPTGLDVDRLATTLELLTDLEAALETFNYAIVLNRFDARKGMAHEANQALNAHPRLETVIKSLSAYEKVFGQTPSELGQFRAMWAEIKGAFGEEA; from the coding sequence ATGACCCGAACCAAAGCTGAGTCAAACGTGGCTGGCCCAGAGTCGCCGCCTTCAAAATGTCTCATCATCGCGCTGACCAGTTTGAAGGGAGGCGTCGGCAAAACCACGCTCACCATGCACTTGGCGGCGGCCATTGCTGAAGAACTCGCAAACGTTGTGGTGCTAGACGCCGACGAGGAAGTGAGCGCGGTGCGCTGGCAGCAGCACGCCGTGGCCGACCAAATTCAGTTGCCCTTCGAAGTGGTGGCTGCTCAGCGCAACAGCTTGATGCGCCAAGCCCGCGAACTGGCTCGGACGGGGCACACCGTGATTATTGACACGCCGCCCAATAACCGAGAAGTCCTCAAGAGCGCAGCGACGGTGGCGGACGTGGTGCTGGTGCCGGTGTTACCGACGGGCTTGGATGTAGACCGGCTGGCCACCACGCTCGAACTCCTGACTGATCTGGAAGCGGCTCTCGAAACCTTTAACTACGCAATAGTGCTGAACCGTTTCGACGCCCGCAAAGGCATGGCCCACGAAGCCAATCAGGCCCTCAATGCCCACCCCCGCTTAGAGACGGTTATCAAGTCGCTCAGCGCTTATGAGAAAGTGTTTGGGCAAACGCCCAGTGAGTTGGGGCAATTCAGGGCAATGTGGGCCGAGATCAAGGGCGCGTTTGGAGAAGAAGCATGA